The Hevea brasiliensis isolate MT/VB/25A 57/8 chromosome 9, ASM3005281v1, whole genome shotgun sequence nucleotide sequence TTGATTGGAAGTTGGATTAGTCTTTGCCCTTAGTTCCAACGATGCAAACCTTTTTTTCTCACCGCTTGATATATTGTAAATCTTTATTTGAAATCACGACAAGAAAACAACAAAATTGATTTGCATGCGACACCACATAAGATACAAGCATCTTAGTTTATGATAATATATATGTTAATAATGACTTGAATCGGTAGTGTTAAAGaattcttaattattaaaaattctataattACTTAAGTCTAAATACTGTAGTTGGAAAAGTTGCTTTGAaagaataaaaattacaaaaggaGAAAAAATAAGTTGCATTTGTGGCAACTTTTGGACTCATATTTTGCCAACTTTGGTTTAGAATGTTGAGCCAAATGTTTGGCTATAAATAGGAGTTgatactccattttgttgtgaaaTCCAATTTAGTGAAAATGTAGCTCAATTTTGAGAGAGATAATTTTTTTGTGAGGTTTTGAATGTAATTAGGTTTGGGAGTTTGAATGATTTGTGAGAGAGAAAAATATTTAgtacttataattatttttctcataatagaatATTTATTTGTGGAGTAGGCTTACGCCGAACCACTTTAAGTTTTGTATTCTTTAATTGTAAGTTTTTATTTCTTAACAAATTGGTTTCAGATCTGAGGTTCATGAGATCCAAAAATGACAAGTACAAAATTTAAGATAGAGTCGTTCGATAGGaaaaatataatttcattttGTGGCAAAGCATAGTGAATAATATCTTTGTACAACAAGGATTAATTAAGGCTTTGAATGAGAAGCAATCGGCGCGTATCAAAGATAATTATTGGGAGAAACTTCAACAAAGAGCAATTAGTACGATTATATTAATGTTAGCCCTAATGTAAAGTACAATGTCTTAGAGGAGACTTTACTAGTTGTTTTGTGAAAGAAGCTGGAAAGTCTGTATATGTCCAAATCACTCACAAATCGCTTATATTTGAAGAAGGAATTGTACCAACTCATAATGAAAAAAGGTACTGATGTTAGTGATTATCTCAACTGCTTCAATAAATTAATCACCCAGTTGGCTAGTGTCGGTGTGAAAATAGATGAAGAAGATAAAGTCCTTTTGCTTTTAACCTCACTCCCACAATCTTATAAAAGCCTAGTAACGGCTCTAACAGTTGGAAAAGAGATACTGAAGGTGGAAGAGATTACTGCAGTTATCTTAGATGATGAGAAGTTCAAGAATACAAATAGTAGCATTAATGATGGAGCTTTTGTGGCGAGTTTTAGTCGTGGTAAAACCAAAATGCATGGAAACAATTCGAGAAGAAATAATAAATCAAACTAAAGACCACGAATAGATATTACAGATAAAGAGTGTTATTACTGTCATCAGAAGGGCCACATTCAATATAAttgtaagaaaataaaagaagatCTTGCAGAGTTAAATGAATTCAAGAAGAGTCGAGAAAAATAAGAGAATGTTGAAATTGCAACTGACGAAGAAATTGAATGTGATGTTTTAAGCATGGATAATTGTAAGGAAAAGATAGAGGATCTATTATAAGATAAGTGATTAACGGATTCGGCTTGTCCTTTCCATATATACTCAAACAAGGAGTGgtttgataaaattaaattaaataaatgagagaAAGTAAAGTTAACCAATGGCAAGAAGATGAAAGTTGAAAGAGTGAAGAAGTGGGATATGTTCCTAAATCTAAAAGGAATTTGATTTCCTTAGGTAAATTGGATTCCTTAGGTTATGAGTATTCCATTCAAGGTGGAATAATGAGAGTTAGCCAATGTACTATTGTGATCATGAAGGGCGAGAAGCTTGGCATGAGGAATCTTTATAAATTGGAAGGTAACACTCTGGTAAGAAATCTGCAAGATGAGGCAAATGTAATATCGATAAAAAGGAGTACAAAGAATTACCTAAGCGAAAATTGACTTTTGCAGAAAttataaaagttaaaaatatatGACATGaagatgaaaatttatttaattggtGTAAGATAATTCAAGTTAAGTTGGAGATTTGTTAATAATGACTTGAATCGATAGTGTTAAAGAATTCTTAATTATTAAGAATTCTATATTTACTTAACTTTGAAAATTGTAGCTGGAAAAGTTGctttaaaagaataaaaattataaaaggaGGAAAAACAAGTTGCATTTACAATAACTTTTGGACCTATATTTTGCCGATTTTGGTTTAGAATGGTGACCCAAATTTTTGGCTATAGATAGGAGTTGATACTCCATTTTGCTTTGAAACCCAAATTAGTAAGAGTGTAGCCCAATTTTGAgagaaagaaaaattagagagaaTCTTTCTTATGAGGTTTTAGGTTTGAGGGTTTGAatgatttgtgagaaagaaaaatatttagcatttataattatttttctcataatagaatATTTGTTTGTAGAGTAGGCTTATACTGAACCACTTTAAGTTTTGTGTTCTTTAATTGTGAGTTTTTATTTTCTTAACAAATTGATATCAAAGCAGAGATTCATGAGATCCAAAAATGACGAGCACAAAATTTGAGATGGAGCCATTCGatggaaaaaataattttaatttgtgaCAAAGCATAGTGAAGAATACCTTTGTACAAGAAGGATTAATTAAAGTTTTGAACAAGAAGCAACCGACGACTATCAAATATGATGATTGGGAAGAATTTCAATAAAGAGTGGGGAGTACAATTAGATTGACGTTAGCCTATTCATGTAAAATACGATGTCTTGGAAGGTGACTTTGCTattgttttgtggaagaagttaGAAACTCTGTACATGTCCAAATCACTCACAAATTACTTGTATTTGAAGGAGGAATTGTATTAACTCAGAATGGAGGAAGGTACTGATATTAGATATCATCTCAACTGCTTCAATAAATTAATCACCTAGTTGGCGAGTGTCGGTGTGAAAATAGATAAAGAAGATAAAACTATTTTGCTTTTAACCTCGCTCTCACATTTTTATAAAAACCTGGTGATAGCTCTAACAGTTAGAAAAGAGACATTGAAGATGAAGGAGGATACTGCAGTTGTCTTGGATGATGAGAAATTTAAGAATAAAGTAGTGACAATAATGATATAGCTTTTGCAGTGAGTTCTAGGCATGGTTGAAGCAATACATGTGGAACTAATTCGAAAATAAATAATAGATCAAACTTAAGACCACAAATAGATATTACAGATAAAAGGTGTTACTATTATTATCAGAAGGATCACATTCAATATAAGTGTAAGAATATAAAGGAAGATCTTGTAAAGTTTAATGAATTCAAGAGGAGTCGCAAAAAATAAGGGACTGCTGTAATTTCAACTGACGAAAAAATTGAATGTGATATTTTAAATGTGGATGATTGTAAGGAAAAGATAAAGGATTCATTACAAGATGAGTGGTTAATGAATTCTACTTGTCCTTTCCATATATACTCAAACAAGGAGTGGTTTGATAAAATTAAAGTAAAGAAAGGAGAGAAAGTAAAGCTAGCAATGGCAAGAAGATGGAAGTTGAAGGTGTTGAAAGAGTAAAGATCAAGTTGGAGGGTTATGTGAAAATATTTGATAAAGTGAGATATGTTCCTAAGTCTAAAAGGAATTTGATTTCCCTAGGTAAATTGGATTCCTTGAGTTATGGTGTTCCATTCAAGGTGGAATAATAAAAGATAGCCGAGGTGCTCTTGTGATCGCGAAAGGCAAGAATTTTGGCATGAGGAATCTCTATAAATTGAAAGTAGCACACTGGTTGAAAATCTGTAAGATGAGACAATGGGTAATATCGATAAAAAGAGTGGAAAAAATTGCCTAAGCGAAAATTGACTTTTGCTCATGAAGATCAAGAgggttgaaaatttatttgattgGTGTAAGATAATTCAAGTtaaagtggaaatttgtcaataATGACTTGAATTTGTAGTGTTAAAGAATTCTTAATTATTAAGAATTCTATAATTACTTAACTCTGAAGATTGTAGGTGGAAAAGTTgcctttaaataataaaaattattagagaAGAAAAAACAAGTTGCATTTGCAGTAACTTTTTGACCCATATTTTGATGACTTTGGTTTAGAATGGTGAGTCAAATTTTTTGCTATAAATAGGAATTGATACTCCATCTTGCTATGAAACCCAATTTAGTGAGAATATAGCCCAATTTTGAGGGAGAGAAAAATTAGAGAGAAATTTTCTTGTGAGATTTTGGATTTGACGGTTCGAGTGATTTGTGAAAGAGAAAAATATTTAGtgcttataattatttttctcacaatAGAATATATATTTGTGAAGTAAGCTTGCGTCAAACTACTTTAAATTTTATGTTCTTTGAATGCGAGTAGCAAGTTCAATTTCTTGGGGCAATCTTTTGTTGATTAGTAGCTAATATTGTCTTAATCATACCGCTATAACCCTGACAAAATCCTAGTCACTAGAAAGAGATATTTGTCATTTTAACCATGTAAACTCATGCTTGCAAATTCAATTAGGCACTTTAAATAATAGATTTTCTCAAAGAAAACCCAATTATTTATAGCTAGCTTAGCAGAGATAAGAAAGCAAAAGAATAAATCCAAACCTTGCAACGAAGTGAAAGTAATGATCTAAtcttgcaatttttttttatacattgGAAAAAGCTAATCTTGCATATTTAAAAATGTCATTTAGCCACCAGTTGGCTGCTCCAGAGCTTCTATACATATATGGATTGTCATGAAAACCATCTGGCTTTAAATCATTATATATACTATAATAGCAGCCTTGTTTGCAAACCTACAGTTAATAGCGGCCTTGTTCTAACGAACTTCTGGGGAATGGACTTCACTATAGACAAGCTGAGGTCACTGGTATGGAAATGGCAGTCACTGATTGAAGCACATGTTGATGCGAAGACTACTGGAATTACACATTAAGGCTGTTTTGCATTACTTTCACTAAGAGACGTGCAAACCAGGTCAAGCGGACATGTTATGATCATCAGTCCATTCAGATTCATCGGAAGATGAGGGAAATCATGGTTAATCAGGCCTTATCATGTGACTTGAAAGAACCGGTGGCAAAATTCATCCCCGAGTTGATTGGCAGAGAGATTGAGAAGGCAACATCCAGCATATACCCCCTGCAAATGTCTTCATTCGAAGGTTCAAGATCTTGAAGGCTCCCAAATTTGACCTAGGCAAGTTGATGGAGGTTCATGGTAACTATTCAACAGATGATATTAgttggtgtgaagttggacaggCCTGATAATGAAACCATGGTAGAGGGAGAGACTGAGGTCGTTGGTGCAGCCTAAGGAGAGTTTTATTTTAGGTTCTGAATTCTGATAATCCTTTCAATTTTTCATCCTTGTGGAATGGCTTTGAGCAATCAGTAATTAGAAATATTGAGAATGAGATGCAAAACTATTATGGTCTACATATATCACCTACTACTATATATACACAATCAACTAAACGTGATGAAATAAAATGATGAATTGATCATTAAATTAAACTACGTTGTGACAAACATTATCTGAATTGTTTTGTAGGAGGGAGCTTCCACACTGAAGTtgataaatgcataatttattaattttactcccatcaaatttagtgtttttagtgtgtttttatgtttaattcaattggttaagtatatttatcatttaggtatatttttagatagttgttggaataattgtgttaaatggagaaattttcagcatttgacttttgctgtatttttcagatgtttctaaagttgtaggtttccaaattgagtgctatttaatcaattgaaaagctaagatagagcactacaaatgataaagagggaccaaagttcAAATcaatctccaaggttgacaaaatgggCTATGGATCTATTGTAAAAGCCCAtacttgatgtgtcacgaccagtttcagtatttattttgtatctagagttCCAGACGTCCGAATGAAGCAAGCCTAAGCCCAAttaaaccttaagagccacctctacaacttctatgaagggctggaagcaagataaggctattttaattgtcaaaaatggcaatgaagtcgtcactatgggTTGGACCGTCTGTCTGAACCAAAcccagtttttgggccataacttgagttgtagACCTCATATTTGGGCGAATGAGTACCCGttgaaaagctaagaaatagggctacaactttcctgaagagggcagagacaGATTCGGAAAGGAAGTCGCTGAAAATAGGCATTGATTTCAAAAACATGAATGCAGGCTAAAAAACTATCTtttaaatttcaaaacttttcccagtttggttcctatctttgggataaggttttttattataaatgcgTCTTTAGACagcagctaaaaaaaaaaaacaacattcAGCAGCCTCTCGATCTCAAAAACACCTTTATTCTCTATTCTTTTTTTAgatttattctttaattttctgtaagccatgaacatgagtggctaagtttttaattcagttcaagggattcaagttcttttgcttgatttgtgagatcaggttcttaatttaatttatgtttttttgaatatctattattttctgattttattgtctttgatctattgaatgatttgctaaaaaggcctattagttaattgtttgatgtgatcagttgctagttcatcttcataatctgtaattgttgtgtaagattgaacatgagtagcaattaggttttattgattataataacctaaggaaacaatatggtgaattaaatgatttatgcttcataaattgttgttcaacttaactactttctattcttaaagcagttattaatttgatgaggattgcttaataccaattcagttaataattagagtcaacaagagttctgggctcgaattgataagtatagggaagtcaggggtttactttgctgtttggtaaatctacgttaagtattcaataagagataattgtatttcttttatctatgatcaaatcaatgtattagaatgtgaattaccttagactgaagtttgtttaattcaagagtttcttatttaattttagatcttaattttggatttttgatttcttctttgaatTACGAATTAACTCCCTCCCCCCTCcaacatttatttcttttttcattacacaagtacataaaatttaataattcagtctctaagattcgacctggatttaccacttaaaatatttcataattggtaatttcaattaatttaatttctgatgaATTCGATACCCATCAGAAGTTTCCTTCAAAATTGCGGGATCATAGAAAACTCCATACCAGTAATAGCTCTACTTCCCCATCAACTGGAAGGTGCAGATGCAGTTTCTTGTAGGCCACAACAAACACTTGCATAACGCTGAAAATTTTGGTTCCCTCTCTGGCTTCAAGCTCAACGAATAAAGCTTAATTTGTTCAAAGAGAGAAGAGGAGAATCCCAAAGCCCATCCTAATACTACAAAAGGCCCCAATCCCATCTATGTTCGGACTAAAGTAGCAAACCACAAGGGCTGAGATGACCAGGAGAATAAATCAAGTGGATGTACGTACTACGAGTAAGGATATATAAGAATTTGACTTATTGACTATCTTAATTATTTGGAATGGATGGATTGACTTGTTGACTAAATCTTGGTCAAAGATAATTCAACTGCTAACATATCCAGCTATGATTCAGTAGTTTGGTTAATGATTCAATTGTTGACCTATAGTCAAAATAATTTGAATCTTTATCGATTGTAAAAATACTtgaatagttgatttaaattatttgatattattcattaaaaattttacctAAATAATTTGTGCTTAGCTAATCTCAAATTCAGATAAAAGAGAAGAGTTATGATAAGTGATAATCAGcataaaaatttcatcacacctcACAATATGAATtcttatgattgatattattcaTCAAAAAGCCAACAATAATAGCGTAAATTTACCTTCATATGCATAAAGCATTCACTGTTAAGTAATTTCTAATATAACCCCATATAGAAACCACCCTAAATATGTAATCCAACTAAGTCTTAACTTTAACTAATATGATCTGAATGGATGGTTACTCGATTAACCAAAAACATAATCATTTtataatcatttttttttaatttataattcggATAATCTTATGTACATCTTCATTAATCTATCATTCTATGGACTTATAATTTCTATCAGAGTTGCGAATAATGAGGATTGATATTCGCAACTCATCCTGTGGATTGACATGTTAGCTAGCCCAATAATCCTGAGGCCCATCCACACATCTATTCACTGGGTTGAGCCCTCCAATTGTTCTCTGTTGGGCCTTTCTGACAGTAAGATTGgacttttttttatatttttcctttatttatatatacataataaACTGTCTCCATAACTTTATGGTCTCGTTCTaattaatgaaaagaaaaatgtattAATTAACGAAGTTCTCAAGTGGCAAGAAAACCACCCTTCAAGAAACAGCAAACTTTACGGTCTTTTGCTCACACCAAAGTTTGGAATCAGCTAAGCactaaattattgaaaaaattatcCAAAGCTCTTCCAACataatctaattaattattatttttttcgaaagtaatctaattaattaaactttatgAAATTAGAGGAGATAAATAAATACATTACGTAGTCAGGTGTCTCATTCTCCTTGGAGACGAGCAGAATCTTTCGGTGTCACAAGTCATGTGCCTTGTCCAGTCTTCATGGGAAGGTCTATACCATTCCAGGGGTGAGTCTACTACAACCTTATCCAAACAAACCCATTTCGTTAACAAAAAAACGCATGGCAAAACGCGATAAGACGACATAAAAGTTTCAAAAAGGAGGAAATTGACTTAGCTCGTCTCTTTCCATCTTCCCATTTAAGTTTTCTATACTACAGTAGCCTTGAGCTAGACAATTGATGAGTTTTACGCTTTCATTGTTCGTTGCTTCGTGATAGCTCTTTAGAGTTTTACTTTTTTCTAGTTTTCTTTAGCTTGCGTTTCTTTATGAACTAAATATTTCCTGGCCTTGGGTTACAGGTGCTCGACGAAATGCCTGAACCATGCTTTCCTTTACTACCGCGCCAACCCTTTTTTTTGTGTCACTGAATTCTTTCATTGATTTGAGCCCCTATacctttccctttcctctttttgAAGGTAATTCAAGAAAGAAGGAAAAACGGCTTATGTCTCTGCAATTCATTGCAGTCAAGGATACTGGTTCTACGTTGGGGTTTGTTGACGTAAAGAAAAGGAATTATAGTGATTGTTGTTGGAGTTGTGCTGGGTTTGTCAGGAGGTGTAAAAAAGATTGGGAAAGTGACGGAGATTTTGCATTGGAGGCGGAGATTTTAGAGTTCATGAAGAATTCAGATAAACCGGAGGCGTTTCCAAGCAAGAAAGAGTTAATTGATGCAGGAAGGATGGATCTTGTAGAGGATATTTTGAAGCAAGGAGGCTGGCTTGCTTCTGGTTGGGATTTGGAAGATAGTTTAAGTGAGGGAACGGGTGTTCTTTATAATGGTGATATGAATTGGGATTTGATAACAGATAAAGAATGCAAGAATGCTGAGAACGTTTTGAATGGCAAAGAAGAACGGAGCACTGAAGTTTCTTCTTGTTCTCCAGCATCCTCGTCTGGTAGATCACTGTGAGGCTTCTAATTTTTTTTGGTTAACTAGATAACCTTTTGATTTTTCTTACCCGTGACCGTGAGATTTTGTGGATGAAAGTTTAAACTTTTATGGCATAAGTTAAGAGATAAGAGCCTTGTACCTGAAGGGAATCGAGAAAAAGATTGATATTCTGGTAGTTAGTGTAGGGTAATTATGATTGCCAATCTgaagcttcttttttttttttttgtttttttgttacTGTTTTTTCCTACTACCTACTCCATGATTTTACGGATCAAAAGGCACTTCTATTTGTTACATTTAAGGTATTGAGCCTACAAGAGAATGAAGATATTACGTCTTAAAATAGAAGGGTATTATGGGCTCCAAGCTGGGATGTGACAAGAGGTTGAAAGGCTACAATCTTGTCATCTTTCCCTTGTTTGAGATAAGCTGAGCAGTTgaaaaatagcaatgtttagacaattattttcattttctgctATCTCGTTTTGGGTTATAAATTGACAAGCCATATACAGAATGAGAAGAAAAGAGACAGAAATGGGGGACTGCAACTCCATTTCCCTTCCAAACTCCTATGAATTTTCATGTTTCcattaatttaagtattttttgACCCTTTTTTTTGCACTCAGAGAAACAGCAGCTGTGAACGATTCCGGGATTGAGGGTATATTAAGTCGATTGGAGAAGGAAAGGAATATGAATTTTGGGTTTGGTTTGAGAGAGAAAGCTGAAAATACTTATGTCCAAAGTAATGGTCTTGAACACAACTTGCTGGCTAAAAGCTCAAAAATTGTGGTAAgttgatttatttaattttaaattcttcaattctacCTTTGCTGGTTGGTAAATTTGTGAACTACTAGGCAACAAGACGTACATTGCTTGTGTGAAGAAGGTGaacttataaatttaaaacaatgaATTTAGTTTCTTATCCATTTGTATGGCTGCTTGGATCTTTTTCTTTCCCCCCTttgttttattcatttatttattttttgaaggAGGAAGAGGGAggatattttattattgaaatcatgtAAATTTTGACAAGGAAATATTAAaagtaaaatagaaaaaaaatggcATGGAAGTGATTGAGCGGCTGTTGGATGTTTGTTTATAAACCTAACTTGTGTTGTTTGTTAAATTGTAAAAGGCAGTTGCTGACTTTGAAAGAAACAATAGACCTGCATCATCAAACCTAACCAATGGCACAATCAATGATTCAGAGAGCAAGTTCAGTCACAGCACATCTCCATCAAACATCGATGGTTTCAGGAATTCACTTAAGCCAGATTCTTGGAGAACATGGAGCATTAAGAGGGCAGGGTTTTCAGAAATGGAATTTGAAGGTATTCTGTTTGAAGGTTTCAGGTGGCTTCATAGTTTAAAATTATGCATATACTAACCTATATTTTATATATGTatgtttgtgtgtgtgaatataatGTACAGCTGATGAAATCATTTCTTACGGAACTAGAACAGTAGATGCAATGGATGCTGTGGGagatgaaatgcttgaaaaaaagGAGGGTGCTACAGCACCTTTAAACAGAAGGAAAGATAACTGTTCTCATGGAAGGATTAACAGCAATGAAATACGAAGTTGCCTTCAGCACTTAGAGGCAGAGCTTTCCTCCGTACTTAACATGTTAAAATCAAACACTAGTGATAGTGTAACAGAGAAAGTGGGTATCTGTTCCTTGTCCTCTGCATGATTAAAATGCAATATCATCTGATAATGCTTTCTAATTATTTTttaccaagaaaaaaaaaaactgatttttttttttttttgtggcatTGGGGTCATGTGAAATTTTGGTTACTGGAACACAATATGGTAAATATTTTGTAGAAACGTCAAACATGCTGTTCGTGAAATGATTAAAATGCAATATCATCTGATAATGCTTTCTAATTATTTTttaccaagaaaaaaaaaaactgattttttttttttttttttgtggcatTGGGGTCATGTGAAATTTTGGTTACTGGAACACAATATGGTAAATATTTTGTAGAAACGTCAAACATGCTGTTCCTGAATTTTTTTCACACTTTTGAATTACTGAGTGATAGGTCAATATAAAATTGATATCATGAATTCATCTAAGCTTTTCTTGTGTTTTACTTTGTCAGTAATACAATGCTTTGCCACATGCTTTTTAGGAAAAATGGACTTAGAAAGAGATTACAGTTGTATAATCATCTCTGTTCTTCTTTTATTATCAGCCACATATATCTCTTTTTTCCCCATTATCGTTTGAAGATATCCAGACAATGGACTGCAaagtttttttattgaatttaaaatgataaaaaacaACCATGACACATTGTGCCTCAACTATGATAAGGTCTTCATCACCCTTTATGAATGGGATTTAATCCAGAGCATATATTGTGAATAAAGTTTTATTTCCTACAAGGAATGGTGTTGCACACTTGTGATcgttttttctattttctttatttGGGTCCATTGTGCATGCAATTTATTTAGAAAGCTTTATCATCATGTAACAACATTTTGAACATTTTCTAATCCGCATTTTATCATTCACCAGGTTCATGAAAGCGCTTCTGATGATTTGCTGAAGCTTTCTGATGCTTGGGAGTTTCAGGAAAATGAGGTCATCAATGCTCAGGCTAAATTACGGTCAATACGAGCGAAGTTAGCTGTATTAGACGGGAAAATGGCACTTGCAATAATGTATGCACAGTTGTAAGAATTTAATGGTACATAACTCTAGTTTCCTTCACTGCTCAAAATTACCTGTTCATACTTCAACAGTGATGCGCAAAAGATAGTAGAAGAGAAACAGAAAAGAGTGGATATTGCTCGGAGAGCTTTACGACTTCTTCGTACTGCCTGCATAGTTTGGCCTAATTCTGCCTCAGAGGTGCTCTTAGCTGGATCATTTGATGGATGGGCCACCAAGGTTTGATTTCATCTGAAATTATTAATCAATGCATTAATACCTTGTTCATGTTCTTTTTTGCTTTCTCGGTTTGTCATATCCTTTCTTTTTTACTTTCTCAGATTGTCAGTATTCTTTTTAACTTTACTACTCATATTGAGAGAATTAATTGCTAAAATTTATAGTTCATGCAAATAATATTTGAGAACTGTGATGGTTTCTGGCTACCTGTGTTAGTAAAAAAAAGTAGTGAGACAGAAATATGATGACCACCTGAACTTAAATTTACTGAAGAATGAAAGAGGCCCATATTagtaaatttgtgtttcattggttTATTTAGGACTTGCTTACGTTTTTTTAGTTTAGTTTTGAtgcaaaataatatattaatcttTGTTATTGCTATAGTTATTACGGGCAATGTTATGATCCCAAAACGTTTTCCTTACTTATATTGCTATTACTTTGAGGGATGACTTTTTTTGTATAATCTCTTGCAGCAACTTCATTTTGTAACCACTCTTTTGGCCACATAGGACCTTAATTGAATTAtcctttaaaagaaaaaaaatacttaTATTGCTATGGTGCAGAGAAAGATGCAGAAGTCGAGCACAGGCGTATTTTCTTTGTACATGAAATTGTATCCAGGCAGATACGAGGTAAATCATTGTTGCAAAGCTTGATTATGGTATATTATTGAAACTTGGAAGATTATCTCAGATGGGCATTTTCGCATTTTGTATCGTGGTACAGATCAAATTCATCGTTGATGGTGAGTGGAGAATTGATCCCCTACGCCCTATTGTTCTGAGTGATGGATATGAGAATAATCTACTCATCATCACATGACATGCAATAGAGAGCACGAGAAGATAAAACCTTTATAATCGGAAAATGTTGAAAGAAATGCATTTAGCAAGATTTGTTTTTTTCTTTGTAACAGATTGAGTGATAGATAATTCTTTTATCACGGAGGATTAGGATATTATTTAGAGCAGATGATCAGACGCGGGCCTATGGTTTTTCCTCTGTTAAAACATCCATCAGCGTGATCCTACGCCATCAATCTCTGTAGAAATTCTTACTACTTTTGATCTAATACGTGCTTTGCGAATCTCATTGTTTAATGTAAATATGTTCGAGCGTGAAATCAATTAGTTCACCTCGAACtgaattgaaataata carries:
- the LOC110668485 gene encoding protein PTST homolog 2, chloroplastic isoform X1 yields the protein MLSFTTAPTLFFVSLNSFIDLSPYTFPFPLFEGNSRKKEKRLMSLQFIAVKDTGSTLGFVDVKKRNYSDCCWSCAGFVRRCKKDWESDGDFALEAEILEFMKNSDKPEAFPSKKELIDAGRMDLVEDILKQGGWLASGWDLEDSLSEGTGVLYNGDMNWDLITDKECKNAENVLNGKEERSTEVSSCSPASSSGRSLETAAVNDSGIEGILSRLEKERNMNFGFGLREKAENTYVQSNGLEHNLLAKSSKIVAVADFERNNRPASSNLTNGTINDSESKFSHSTSPSNIDGFRNSLKPDSWRTWSIKRAGFSEMEFEADEIISYGTRTVDAMDAVGDEMLEKKEGATAPLNRRKDNCSHGRINSNEIRSCLQHLEAELSSVLNMLKSNTSDSVTEKVHESASDDLLKLSDAWEFQENEVINAQAKLRSIRAKLAVLDGKMALAIIDAQKIVEEKQKRVDIARRALRLLRTACIVWPNSASEVLLAGSFDGWATKRKMQKSSTGVFSLYMKLYPGRYEIKFIVDGEWRIDPLRPIVLSDGYENNLLIIT
- the LOC110668485 gene encoding protein PTST homolog 2, chloroplastic isoform X2 — translated: MLSFTTAPTLFFVSLNSFIDLSPYTFPFPLFEGNSRKKEKRLMSLQFIAVKDTGSTLGFVDVKKRNYSDCCWSCAGFVRRCKKDWESDGDFALEAEILEFMKNSDKPEAFPSKKELIDAGRMDLVEDILKQGGWLASGWDLEDSLSEGTGVLYNGDMNWDLITDKECKNAENVLNGKEERSTEVSSCSPASSSGRSLETAAVNDSGIEGILSRLEKERNMNFGFGLREKAENTYVQSNGLEHNLLAKSSKIVAVADFERNNRPASSNLTNGTINDSESKFSHSTSPSNIDGFRNSLKPDSWRTWSIKRAGFSEMEFEVDAMDAVGDEMLEKKEGATAPLNRRKDNCSHGRINSNEIRSCLQHLEAELSSVLNMLKSNTSDSVTEKVHESASDDLLKLSDAWEFQENEVINAQAKLRSIRAKLAVLDGKMALAIIDAQKIVEEKQKRVDIARRALRLLRTACIVWPNSASEVLLAGSFDGWATKRKMQKSSTGVFSLYMKLYPGRYEIKFIVDGEWRIDPLRPIVLSDGYENNLLIIT